In Caldisericota bacterium, the DNA window CTTTTTATCTTTCAAAGGAAGCGCTACCAAATACAAGAGAAGTTTTTATTGATTGGTACAAAAAAATGTCCCGGGAGAAAATCGTAGAACGAGTAGACTGGCATGCTCAGAAAAAAAATTTTAAATACAATAAGGTGAAGATCAACGGCGCACAAAAAAGATGGGGCTCGTGCTCTTCAAATAAAAATCTGAATTTTTCGTGGCGTCTCATTATGACTCCGATACCTGTTATAGATTATGTTATCATTCACGAGCTTGTCCACCTTGAAGAGAAAAACCACAAAAAAGCATTTTGGGACAAAGTTAAA includes these proteins:
- a CDS encoding M48 family metallopeptidase is translated as FYLSKEALPNTREVFIDWYKKMSREKIVERVDWHAQKKNFKYNKVKINGAQKRWGSCSSNKNLNFSWRLIMTPIPVIDYVIIHELVHLEEKNHKKAFWDKVKMLMPDYKNHQEWLKKNNYLLRL